A window of Christiangramia forsetii KT0803 contains these coding sequences:
- a CDS encoding SRPBCC family protein, with amino-acid sequence MKLYTLQSVQKLPISPQKAWDFLSDPKNLKTITPDYMGFDILSGADRQMFEGQIIQYIVTPIAGIKTKWITEITHVKEGEYFVDEQRFGPYALWHHKHFIKPVEGGVEMEDIIDYKLPFGILGQLAHPILVKSKLKEIFDYRKKKLTELFGEFQEESKNSQTLKQDILN; translated from the coding sequence ATGAAGCTTTATACCCTGCAAAGTGTTCAGAAGTTACCAATAAGTCCGCAAAAAGCATGGGACTTTCTGTCCGATCCTAAAAATTTAAAAACGATCACTCCAGATTATATGGGTTTTGATATTTTGTCTGGAGCAGACAGACAAATGTTCGAGGGTCAAATAATTCAATACATCGTAACCCCTATTGCAGGTATTAAAACAAAATGGATTACAGAAATTACCCATGTGAAAGAAGGCGAATATTTTGTGGATGAGCAAAGGTTTGGGCCTTATGCCCTTTGGCATCACAAGCACTTTATAAAACCTGTTGAAGGTGGTGTGGAAATGGAAGATATAATAGATTACAAATTACCCTTTGGAATCCTTGGGCAATTAGCGCATCCCATACTGGTAAAGTCCAAGCTAAAGGAAATTTTCGATTATCGAAAAAAGAAATTAACTGAACTATTTGGGGAGTTTCAGGAAGAATCTAAAAATTCGCAAACCCTTAAACAGGACATTTTAAATTAA
- a CDS encoding SDR family NAD(P)-dependent oxidoreductase — protein sequence MKKNILLIGGSTGIGYQIAELLNQNNNIIIASRNKGKLDTNKITHLEFDVLKDDISELDLPDTIDGMVYCPGSIDLKPFKMMKPESFEKEMDLNFFGLVRCVHGVLDKLKNSDQASLVFFSTVAVKVGMPFHTSVAAAKGAIEGFAKSMAAEYAPNFRVNVIAPSLTDTPLAEKLLSNDDKRNKMDQRHPLKRVGEPKDIANLAAFLLSENSSWITGQVLGVDGGLSTINSN from the coding sequence ATGAAAAAGAATATTTTATTGATAGGAGGTTCCACCGGAATTGGATATCAAATAGCAGAACTTTTAAATCAGAATAATAATATTATAATAGCTTCTAGAAATAAAGGCAAGTTAGACACCAATAAAATCACTCATTTAGAATTCGATGTTTTGAAAGATGATATTTCAGAATTAGATCTGCCAGATACTATAGACGGTATGGTGTATTGTCCCGGAAGCATCGACCTCAAGCCCTTTAAAATGATGAAACCTGAGAGTTTCGAAAAAGAAATGGATCTTAATTTCTTCGGATTGGTTAGATGTGTCCATGGTGTACTTGATAAACTAAAAAATTCAGATCAGGCAAGCCTGGTATTTTTTAGTACGGTTGCAGTGAAAGTAGGAATGCCTTTTCATACAAGTGTTGCGGCTGCAAAAGGAGCCATTGAAGGATTTGCAAAATCCATGGCAGCAGAATATGCTCCCAATTTTAGAGTAAACGTCATCGCACCTTCATTGACCGACACGCCTTTAGCTGAAAAGCTTTTATCAAACGATGATAAAAGAAATAAAATGGATCAAAGACATCCGTTAAAACGGGTTGGAGAACCTAAAGACATAGCCAATCTGGCTGCTTTCTTATTAAGTGAGAACAGCTCCTGGATCACCGGTCAGGTTCTTGGAGTAGATGGAGGTCTATCAACGATAAACAGCAATTAA
- a CDS encoding cryptochrome/photolyase family protein has translation MSKKVNIFWFRRDLRLDDNAGLKAALQGDLPVLPIFIFDHEILEKLPEDDARVTFIFEELQEMRSTLQEDHGSSIAIFYRTPEKVFKNLISDYEIEKVFTNRDYEPYAKERDQKIAKILSGNDIEFEDFKDQVIFEKDEVVKKDGDPYVVYTPYKNLWREKFSKIDLDFHYTTRYMDNFYQNSRLPNLSLADIGFKKSSLKVPDYKVTPGLIKDYKDKRDYPAVEGTSRLGPHLRFGTVSVRQMIRDADEESNKTFLDELVWREFFMQILFHFPDTVTEAFKKKYDRIEWRNNKDEFELWKQGKTGYPLVDAGMRQLNESGFMHNRIRMLVGSFLCKHLLIDWRWGEAYFAEKLLDYEMSSNVGNWQWVAGSGVDAAPYFRIFNPTTQIEKFDKDKEYIKEWVPEFGTDDYPEKMVDHKEARERALKTYKEAVSN, from the coding sequence ATGAGTAAAAAAGTAAATATATTTTGGTTTAGAAGAGATCTCAGACTTGATGACAATGCCGGATTAAAAGCAGCGCTCCAAGGCGATTTACCAGTATTACCTATTTTCATATTTGATCATGAAATACTGGAAAAACTACCCGAAGATGATGCTCGGGTAACTTTCATTTTTGAAGAACTTCAAGAAATGCGGAGTACACTTCAAGAGGATCATGGAAGTTCCATTGCTATTTTTTATAGAACACCGGAAAAAGTTTTCAAGAACTTAATTTCAGATTACGAAATTGAAAAGGTCTTTACGAATCGTGATTATGAGCCTTATGCTAAAGAGCGAGATCAAAAGATTGCTAAGATTTTGTCTGGTAATGATATTGAATTTGAAGATTTTAAAGATCAGGTAATATTTGAAAAAGATGAAGTTGTAAAAAAAGATGGAGATCCTTATGTGGTATATACTCCCTATAAAAATTTATGGAGGGAGAAATTCAGTAAGATAGACCTTGATTTCCATTACACCACAAGGTATATGGATAATTTTTATCAAAACAGCCGACTTCCAAATTTGAGCCTGGCAGATATTGGATTTAAAAAATCTTCTTTAAAAGTTCCTGATTATAAGGTCACCCCCGGTTTAATAAAAGATTATAAAGATAAGCGTGATTATCCCGCCGTAGAGGGGACTTCAAGATTAGGACCTCACTTAAGATTTGGAACGGTGAGCGTTAGGCAAATGATTAGAGATGCAGATGAGGAGAGTAATAAGACTTTTCTGGATGAATTGGTGTGGCGGGAATTTTTTATGCAAATACTCTTCCATTTTCCGGATACGGTAACAGAAGCTTTTAAAAAGAAATACGACAGAATTGAATGGAGAAACAATAAAGATGAGTTTGAGCTATGGAAACAGGGTAAAACCGGTTATCCACTTGTCGATGCGGGGATGAGACAATTAAATGAATCTGGGTTTATGCATAATAGAATAAGAATGCTCGTAGGTTCTTTTCTTTGTAAACACTTATTAATAGACTGGCGTTGGGGCGAAGCTTATTTTGCTGAAAAATTACTGGATTACGAAATGTCTTCGAATGTCGGAAACTGGCAATGGGTTGCCGGTAGCGGCGTGGATGCGGCTCCCTATTTCAGAATTTTCAATCCTACCACACAAATTGAAAAATTCGATAAGGATAAAGAATACATAAAGGAGTGGGTTCCAGAATTTGGAACCGACGACTATCCTGAAAAAATGGTAGATCACAAAGAAGCCAGAGAAAGAGCTTTAAAAACCTATAAGGAAGCTGTTAGTAATTAA
- a CDS encoding ATP-dependent DNA helicase encodes MEKTTPDSFFKLLVEDLGFTATDKQDVALQMLSEFVVNGGKDRLFLLRGFAGTGKTTIISTLVKNLWKIRKSGVLLAPTGRAAKVISNYSKKEAFTIHKKIYFPKKSSGGGVQFTLQPNKHKNTLFIVDEASMISDDGGNSKLFENGSLLDDLIQYVYQGHNCQLILIGDTAQLPPVKMDLSPALEEQKLELNYNKEVTFIELDEVVRQSEESDILHNATLIRESLQEEFYESFKFELSENKDVIRLTDGYEIMDAIQDCYSSDGYEDTSIIVRSNKRANMYNQQIRSRILFQEEELSAGDYLMVVKNNYFWVKPTSEAGFIANGDIVKVLEIFGFKELYGFRFAEVQVQMVDYPKMRPFETVIMLDTLTSNTPSLSYEESNKLYEEVKKDYANERSKYKQFMNIKNNKYFNALQIKFSYAITCHKSQGGQWKNVFIEQPYLPNGVGKEYLRWLYTAMTRAQDKLYLIGFGDDFFAAN; translated from the coding sequence ATGGAAAAAACTACTCCGGATTCATTTTTTAAATTGTTAGTTGAAGATCTTGGATTTACAGCAACAGATAAACAGGATGTAGCTTTACAGATGTTGTCTGAATTTGTTGTTAATGGTGGAAAAGACAGACTTTTTCTTTTGAGAGGATTTGCCGGAACAGGTAAAACAACGATCATCAGTACGTTGGTTAAAAATCTTTGGAAAATAAGAAAATCAGGGGTTTTGCTGGCACCAACAGGACGTGCGGCAAAAGTGATCTCCAATTATTCTAAAAAAGAAGCCTTTACTATTCATAAGAAAATCTATTTTCCGAAGAAGTCGAGTGGAGGAGGAGTACAGTTTACACTTCAACCCAATAAGCATAAAAACACCCTGTTTATAGTAGATGAAGCTTCCATGATTTCTGATGATGGGGGGAATTCCAAATTATTTGAAAACGGTTCTTTACTGGATGATCTCATTCAATATGTCTATCAGGGTCATAATTGCCAGTTAATTCTTATTGGTGATACCGCACAGTTACCACCTGTAAAGATGGATTTAAGTCCTGCGCTGGAAGAACAAAAGCTGGAATTAAATTATAATAAGGAAGTTACTTTTATTGAGCTTGACGAAGTAGTCAGGCAAAGTGAAGAGAGCGATATTTTGCATAATGCCACATTAATTAGAGAAAGCCTACAGGAAGAATTTTACGAAAGTTTTAAGTTTGAGCTTTCAGAAAATAAAGATGTAATTCGATTGACTGATGGCTATGAAATTATGGATGCTATTCAGGATTGCTACAGTTCAGACGGTTATGAGGATACCAGTATCATTGTTCGTTCTAATAAGCGGGCAAATATGTATAATCAGCAAATTAGGTCCAGGATCCTTTTTCAGGAAGAAGAACTTTCTGCCGGTGATTATTTAATGGTAGTCAAGAATAACTATTTCTGGGTGAAACCTACCAGTGAAGCAGGTTTTATTGCCAATGGAGATATAGTAAAAGTTTTAGAGATCTTCGGATTTAAAGAACTTTATGGGTTTCGATTTGCAGAAGTTCAGGTACAGATGGTAGATTATCCAAAGATGCGGCCTTTTGAAACGGTGATCATGCTGGATACGTTAACCAGCAATACTCCGTCCCTTAGTTATGAAGAATCAAATAAGTTATATGAAGAGGTGAAAAAAGATTATGCCAATGAACGATCTAAGTATAAACAGTTTATGAACATTAAGAATAATAAATACTTTAATGCTCTTCAAATAAAATTCTCTTACGCTATCACCTGTCATAAATCACAGGGTGGGCAATGGAAGAATGTGTTTATTGAGCAACCTTACCTGCCAAATGGTGTTGGAAAAGAGTATTTAAGGTGGCTTTATACTGCGATGACCAGGGCACAGGATAAATTATATCTCATTGGTTTTGGAGATGATTTTTTCGCTGCTAACTAA
- a CDS encoding Gfo/Idh/MocA family protein, with protein MKKIKWGIIGLGKIANKFAEDLKSVSNAELYAVASREIEKANDFSKVHNSEMAYGSYEELMNDENVDVIYIATPHVFHHQLTLKCINHGKAVLCEKPFAMNLQEAEEMITLSRQKKVFLMEALWTRFLPHFQYVRERINSGEFGKVKSVKADFGFPAEFDKNKRLFNKSLGGGSLLDIGIYPVFLAYSILGKPENIKASAEFTETGVDSACNMKFNYADGVEADLFSTFQEKTPTTAEILLEKGKIILNSRFHEPTTITVISEGKEVIKDFGVHTTGYNFEAAHVTEMYQKGRIESDIWSHTQTTDLMTLLDSIREEIGLKY; from the coding sequence ATGAAGAAGATAAAATGGGGAATCATCGGACTGGGAAAAATCGCTAATAAATTTGCCGAAGATCTCAAATCTGTGAGTAATGCTGAATTATATGCGGTAGCCAGCAGAGAAATTGAAAAAGCGAATGATTTTTCAAAAGTTCATAATTCAGAAATGGCCTATGGTTCCTACGAAGAATTGATGAACGATGAGAATGTGGACGTAATTTATATTGCTACTCCACATGTTTTTCATCATCAGCTAACTTTGAAATGCATTAACCATGGAAAGGCGGTTCTTTGCGAAAAACCTTTTGCCATGAATCTTCAGGAAGCTGAAGAAATGATTACGCTTTCCAGACAGAAAAAAGTCTTCTTAATGGAAGCTCTCTGGACTAGATTTCTACCACATTTTCAATATGTACGTGAAAGAATAAATTCAGGGGAATTTGGAAAAGTAAAGTCTGTAAAAGCTGATTTCGGATTTCCAGCCGAATTTGACAAAAACAAAAGGCTTTTTAATAAATCACTTGGAGGAGGTAGTTTATTAGACATTGGGATCTATCCCGTTTTTCTGGCCTATAGCATATTGGGAAAACCAGAGAATATTAAGGCTTCAGCAGAATTTACCGAAACCGGTGTTGATTCAGCATGTAATATGAAATTTAATTATGCTGATGGTGTGGAAGCAGATCTATTTTCAACATTTCAAGAAAAAACACCTACTACCGCTGAAATTCTGCTTGAAAAAGGAAAGATAATACTCAATTCACGCTTTCATGAACCGACCACGATTACTGTTATTTCCGAAGGAAAAGAAGTAATAAAAGATTTTGGAGTACATACTACCGGATACAATTTTGAAGCAGCACATGTGACCGAAATGTATCAAAAAGGAAGAATTGAAAGTGATATTTGGAGTCATACCCAGACTACAGATCTTATGACTTTGCTCGACTCTATTCGTGAAGAAATAGGATTGAAATACTAA
- a CDS encoding DUF3822 family protein — protein MGLTDMEEIKTIRENTNYKKLSIQVSLNGLSFCILNQQDNKIIYFKKIQFEKQLDPIKVLSKIEITYEQEESLKQPVDEVILLFSSSLFTLVPEELFDEDNAASYLKFNTKILKTDFIAFDKINSEIVNIYIPYANIINYFFDKYGEFEYRHSLSVLIESLLGLENKKLKPQVYLHSHLNSYELIVIENGKLIFANSFEYDTKEDFLYYLLFTAEQLNLDPHEFELILFGEISKDSEEYKIAWNYIKNISFMRPFHSFQFETKSKPTQELSEYLLIKSL, from the coding sequence ATGGGTTTGACCGATATGGAGGAGATAAAGACAATTAGAGAAAATACAAACTATAAGAAATTGTCCATTCAGGTTAGCTTGAATGGACTTTCTTTTTGTATCCTAAATCAGCAGGATAACAAAATTATATATTTCAAGAAAATTCAGTTTGAAAAACAACTGGATCCTATTAAAGTACTCTCGAAAATTGAGATTACCTATGAACAGGAAGAATCTCTAAAACAACCGGTGGATGAAGTGATTCTTTTATTCTCCAGTAGCCTGTTTACTCTTGTTCCCGAGGAATTATTTGATGAAGATAATGCCGCCAGCTACCTTAAGTTTAATACTAAGATTCTTAAAACCGACTTTATAGCCTTTGACAAAATCAATAGCGAAATCGTAAATATTTACATTCCTTATGCGAATATCATTAATTACTTTTTTGATAAATACGGGGAGTTTGAATATCGGCATAGTTTAAGTGTACTTATTGAATCTTTATTGGGCCTGGAAAATAAGAAGCTTAAGCCCCAGGTTTATTTACATTCACACTTAAATTCTTATGAGTTAATAGTGATTGAAAACGGAAAACTGATCTTTGCCAATAGTTTTGAATATGATACTAAGGAAGATTTTCTTTATTACCTCTTATTCACTGCAGAACAGTTAAATCTAGATCCACATGAATTTGAGCTCATTTTATTTGGTGAGATCTCGAAAGATTCTGAAGAGTACAAAATCGCCTGGAACTATATTAAGAATATTTCATTTATGAGGCCATTTCATTCATTTCAGTTTGAGACGAAAAGTAAACCAACACAAGAACTTTCAGAGTATCTTTTAATAAAGTCATTATAA
- a CDS encoding DUF2911 domain-containing protein, which translates to MKKLLSLAVIFCLTFSVNAQIESPQPSPFGKIEQKVGLTDVTVEYSRPGMRGRTIFGDLVPFGEVWRTGANANTKITFSDDIKINGKELKKGSYSIYTKPQRDSWEVMFYSSTDNWGVPQEWDDSKVALKATAETMEMPMNMETFTIVIDDLKNDSAALNFIWENTVAMLKMEVPTETKAMASIDKVMNGPTANDYFAAGTYYHEAGKDLDKAYKWVSKASEMAGDQAFWMLRRKSLIEAEMGKKQEAIATAKKSMASAEKANNADYVKMNKESIAEWGGSK; encoded by the coding sequence ATGAAAAAATTACTATCACTGGCAGTCATTTTTTGCCTTACATTTTCTGTAAATGCTCAAATTGAGTCTCCGCAGCCTAGTCCCTTTGGGAAGATCGAACAAAAAGTTGGACTTACAGATGTGACCGTAGAGTATTCAAGACCTGGTATGAGAGGCAGAACTATTTTTGGTGACCTGGTTCCTTTCGGAGAAGTATGGAGAACCGGAGCGAATGCAAATACCAAAATCACCTTTAGTGACGATATCAAGATCAATGGGAAAGAACTAAAAAAAGGTTCTTACTCTATTTACACGAAGCCTCAGAGAGATTCCTGGGAAGTAATGTTTTATTCTTCTACAGACAACTGGGGAGTACCACAAGAATGGGATGATAGTAAAGTGGCTCTAAAAGCTACTGCCGAGACCATGGAGATGCCAATGAACATGGAAACTTTTACTATTGTTATTGATGATCTTAAAAATGATTCAGCAGCTCTGAATTTTATATGGGAAAATACTGTCGCTATGTTGAAAATGGAAGTTCCAACTGAAACGAAAGCAATGGCTAGTATTGATAAAGTAATGAATGGCCCTACTGCGAACGATTATTTTGCTGCTGGAACTTATTACCATGAAGCAGGAAAAGATCTTGACAAAGCTTATAAATGGGTTTCTAAAGCTTCTGAAATGGCCGGAGATCAGGCATTTTGGATGTTAAGAAGAAAGTCTTTGATAGAAGCTGAAATGGGTAAAAAGCAAGAGGCGATAGCTACAGCAAAGAAGTCTATGGCTTCCGCTGAAAAAGCTAATAATGCCGATTACGTGAAAATGAACAAAGAATCTATTGCAGAGTGGGGAGGAAGTAAATAA
- the kdsB gene encoding 3-deoxy-manno-octulosonate cytidylyltransferase, with amino-acid sequence MKEPSKNRIVAMIPARYKASRFPGKLMKDLNGKTVIARTYEAAVNTELFDEVYVVTDSNKIFDEIVNEGGQVIRSKKEHECGSDRIAEAVENMDVDIVVNVQGDEPFIDKNSLAKLLKVFEQEGAEEIDLTSLKTPLKDSDDITNPNNVKVITGKDDFALYFSRFPIPYRRDTSANVTYYKHIGIYAFRKSALMDFYRLPMLHLEAAEKIECIRYLEYGKKIKMVETSVKSVGIDTPEDLEKARKLLS; translated from the coding sequence ATGAAAGAGCCTTCTAAAAATCGGATTGTTGCGATGATCCCAGCCCGTTACAAAGCTTCCAGATTTCCAGGTAAATTAATGAAAGACCTAAATGGTAAGACAGTGATTGCCCGTACGTATGAAGCTGCGGTAAATACAGAACTTTTTGATGAAGTCTATGTCGTTACAGATAGCAATAAGATTTTTGATGAAATAGTGAATGAAGGCGGACAGGTAATAAGGAGTAAAAAGGAGCATGAATGTGGGAGTGACCGTATCGCTGAAGCTGTTGAAAATATGGACGTGGATATAGTTGTAAACGTTCAGGGGGATGAGCCATTTATAGATAAAAATAGCCTTGCGAAACTCCTGAAGGTTTTTGAACAGGAAGGAGCAGAAGAAATAGATCTTACATCTTTAAAAACACCATTGAAAGATAGCGATGATATTACCAACCCTAATAATGTAAAGGTAATCACCGGGAAAGATGATTTTGCCCTTTATTTTTCAAGATTTCCAATTCCGTATCGCAGGGATACTTCTGCAAATGTCACATACTACAAACATATTGGTATTTACGCATTTAGAAAATCTGCACTAATGGATTTTTACCGCTTGCCCATGTTACACCTGGAAGCTGCGGAAAAAATTGAATGTATACGCTATCTTGAATACGGTAAAAAGATCAAGATGGTAGAAACCAGTGTGAAAAGCGTAGGTATAGATACTCCGGAAGACCTTGAAAAAGCCAGGAAACTGTTGAGTTAA